The stretch of DNA GATGAGGACGAGCAACTGTGGGTGTGGATGTACGAGGACGCGAAGATGTTCATGGACCTAGAGGAGCCGGTCAGGATCCGCATTCAGGGGATTAAGTTCCCGGACCAGCCGAGGACGTCAGACGAGCTGGTGGGGAGGACCGCGCTCGaaggggcgacgccggatgGGACTTTCGCGCCGATGGTGGTCATGGCCGACATCAACGCGGATGGGTTGGGTCTCATCTCGTGGTGGAAGCAGTGAGGAGATGCGGCAGCCGCGGGATCGGGATCACCGTTAACGTAGACGGGCTCGCGTGTAATCCACTGTTGTTGTATCATCGTCAAGATGCTTTTCCTGAGAAGACTGCTATTAAGGAGGGCTCCTACTATATCGATACGGGTCTCTCTAAGCGTCATCCACCTTCTCTCGCTCCGctttcatcgccgcggcctgCTCCTGCTGCCTCTTGATCATGTCCATCGCCGAGGATAGCATCTCGTTCTTCTTGCCCTTGCCGAGGCTTGGCAGCGACTGCATCAGCCGAAGCTCCGCGCGAACGCTCCCCTCCTCGCCCATAGTCTCATGGTCCCAGACCAGCTCCTCGTGCTCGGCGTCTGTCGCCACCGGAAATACCGCGGTTGGGTCAGTGCCACGAGGCGGTCCTCGCTGAACTCGCACGCCGAACTCAAGCTTCTCATCGGCGCACACCGGGAGTAGCTTCAGATGCTTCACCTTGGCGAACTTCACCAGCATCCGCCTACGCTCCGCCACCACTACGTCGAGATCCCCGCCAGCCTCGATCGACACGTCGCCCAATGGCAGCCAGTTACCGAGGCTGGAAATTTTGGACCCGGATCCATCCGTGTTCGGCCCCTTCATGCCCAACATGGCGCCGATATTGGCGCTGGAGTACTCtccctcgtcgacggattTCTTTtcggcgtcggagtcggcggcgggtgcggctGCCCCGGACCCGTCGACCCTGAGCTTACGGACGAACAGGAAATACTCCTCCTTGGGTTCCTCCTTTGAAAACACGGAGTTCAGCGGTCCATCCTCCGCGCTCTGCTTCGCCTTGGTCTGCTTCTCCATCTTATCCTTGTTCTTCTCCTTCGCGTacgggtcgtcggcgcctcgACGGTACTTGGCGCCCTTGCCCTTGCCCGCGCGAACCGTCACcgccgcacgacgcgagccggcgcccgcgggacgATGAGGAGAAGCGTGGAGCGGCGCCGTGATCGAGATACGCGACATCATGGTCGAAACGTGCGCCATGGTTGGTTGCTTCGCCGAGAACTGTGACAACTACCTGACGGTGGACCTAGAACCTGAAGATTTTAGCGGCGGTTCCACCagtcgctcctcgcgcgcgaccgaaCCCCGCGAGAGGGTTCGAGTCGACGTTTCGCGAGACATGAAAAGGCTCAGGGTGTTCGACGGCTCCTCGTTCGAGGGACCGTCTCCTCGGAGCGCAAAGTTCAAGCGTCGCATCGCCAGGTATTTCCCAGGaagcgcgaccgccgccgacgagagATTGGACGCGGAAGCGAGAGGGGTGAAGGAGGTCAGGGAGGCTCCCGCGAGCATTGAGGTTGTGGAAGAGCCAGATGAACCTCCCTTCGCCGAAGCAGCCACGAACGATGAGCCCGACGAGAAACCCAACGCGGCCAAGACCGGTGATGAGGTCGAGCCTGTCCCGTAcagctccctcgccgctctcgaCGAGGGGATGGCGAGGATCATGAAGAGCAACCGCAAGCGATCGAGGGACGCGCAGACGCTGCTCAAGCGCGCTGTTAAGACCAAGGAGATTAAATTCTTCAACCGTATCATCAAAGATTTCGGCAACGACAAGCAGATGGGattcgccgaggaggccttCCGGCGCATCGGTGACGCGGGCCTGTCGCCCACGGTGTACAGCTACACGAACCTTCTCAACGCgtgcgttcgcgtcggcgagctggaCAGGGCGAGGAAGGTTTGGGACGAcatgatcgccgccggcgtggatCCTAACGAAGTTACGTACACCGTGCTCGTCAAGGGTCTCGCGCAGGAcgggctcctcgccgaggcggctcgGACCGTGCGCGACATGACCGCTCAgtcccgcgccggcgtcgagggcgtcgctcCAAACGTTCGGACCTTCTCCACGCTCCTTCGAAACTGCGTCCGGCACGCGGATCCCGGCGTCGCTGACGAGTGCATCGCCGCCATGAGAGATGCGGACGTCAAACCTGACGTGGCGTCGTTCGAGTACCTTCTCAAGGCtcggtgcgcggcgatggatgCGAAAGGAGCGTGGGCGGTTGTTGACGACATGGACCGGGAGTATCTCGAGGTTCCGCCCcaggcgcacgccgcgctcgcgaccgtGTCGAGTTTGACGGGTGATGTAGAGAAGGCGAGATCGGCGTGCGAGGCTGCGCGCCAGGCGGTGAAGGACAACGGTGCGGGGACGGTTGAGGATGACGGCGCAGGCGAGTTGTTTGGGTCCAGAGGTGGGTACggcagcgacagcgacgagcCAAAGGCAGCAAACGAACAAGTCAAAGGTCGCAAGAAAGACAAAAGGCAttcgcagcagcagcagcagcagcagcagcaggaaGAAGCGAGCAAGAGCGTGCAGCAGTTCCTCAAGTTACGCAACAGCGACGCGCTACGTCAAGTTGAAGAGGTTGAGAAGTTCCTCGCCTTGGGCGATGATTTTGTCAAGGAGGTCGCTGCGGTTGTCAATCGAGGACCGGAAAGCGAGTCGTCACCTGTGCTGATAGTGGAGGGTGCTGCAAATGTGAAGAAGCCTCTCTGTTTCAAAGAAGTCTTCGGGAATGACCTACCAGTGCGCTTGGAGGTTTGTAGCGGACACGGTGACTGGGTCACGGAGCGAGCGCAGAGGGACGAGGGTAAGGCTAACTGGCTTGCGTTGGAGATGCGTCGAAACAGGATCAGGATGACCTGGGCAAAGGCCGTGCGTCGAAGGCTGGATAACGTTGCCTTGCTGTGCGGCATGGCCCACGAGATGATGGGCGCGCACGTGCCAAGCGGTTCACTGACGGAGGTGTATGTCAACTACCCAGATCCCCCTGAGTGGGTGGGTAGTTCGCAGTGCCTTGTCGACCAAGCGTTTcttcgcgacgcgcaccGGTCTCTGAAACCAGGTGTTGGTCACCTCacgctcgtcaccgacgaccCAAACTACGCCATGAGAATGTGCAGAGAACTGAGTAAGGTTCTAAGGCTATTCAAGCCCACGGAACACGGGGGGAAGCCGTTTAAGAGCGGGGTACCTGAGGGATACGGAGGATCCTACTTTGACGAAATGTGGAAAAATGGCCGGCAAAACGATAGATACTACATCCGGTACAAGCGTGTCTGATAGATTGTTATAGTGCAAATGTCCTCTAGCTAACACTTAGCGTTCTACGGGTTGTCTACATCCGCGGTCTCGTAATCGAAGTAGTCCAGCCGCATGGTTCGTCGCCACGACGCCAGCAGCTTGTTATCGTCTGGCCTGAGTCCAACAACCGACGGCCGAGATCTCATGGCGTCAATCCATCGACTTAGCGAGCCACTCGGACCCATTTCCCTCAGCTCCACGCCCTGGAACTCCCTCATGGCGAGCTCATAACGCTCTGCGAACGGCCAAAGCGCCAAGTCCGCGAGAGTGACCTCGGCACCCATCAGATATGGACCACCGTTCCCGTTGATTTCGATGATGCGTTCGATTCTCTCACACTCCACTGCCATCCTGTCCGCTTGCCTAGGACCCGGGGCGCCCCTCCTGAAtccccatccgccgccgacgaactGAAGCCCCGCACTGATAAATGAGCCATCGAATGAATCGATCAGCGTTTGCATCTCTTCCTTTCTACCATCCGGGGTCAATCTCGCTGCTCCCTCAaacacgtcgtcgaggaagtAATTCAGCTCCAGTGACTCCGTCttgacctcgccgtcgagctgTATCGCCGGCACCAGCCCACGTCGGTTCAGGTCCAGGTACCATCGTGGTTTATTTGACAGGTCGATATGCTCGCGTTTATGAGGtatcgccttctccgccagACACAGGCTCACCCTGTGCGCGTAGGGACAAAGCGAGTGCGTGTAGAAGGTCAGGTTCCGATCGGCAGTTGCCATGTTAACCACCGGTCTGGGaccgaggaggcgagggaccGAGGTTTTGGCGCCTCGGAGGGCAGTCACGCCCTGATGGCGATATGGAGAAAGGTGaatcgaggacgacgtcgagctcgacgcaaTCATCGCCCTGTATGGTGCGGCCGAGTGTGAGGTCGGCGCAGCCCAAGAATTTGGATAGCGTTTAAGGGTGCCCACACAACAGAAAAAGTGCGCTGCAAATCTTCCCAGGCTTTCACATCGAGGGTGTCACTGTCCGATGAGGGCAGCCGCCAAGACGCTCGCACATGCATTTACTAGCTCGCGTTGGGTCGCCAAGCGCTCACAACGCGTGCACAACATAGTCCGGGCGACTTCATCGACGACCGCCCCTTCACCCCTTCTTCGTCGAAACCCACGCGAAAGACCAGCCGATGGACCTACATACAGCTTCGACCTCGGTTCTGCAAGGGTCGCGCAGCTCCGCTTCCTCGCTTTTCACGGCTGCGGTACGAGGTATACGGTGCTGTATCGCGAATGCGACAAAGTCGAGGAGCAACCGAAGGGTGGTGTCGGGCGAAGAGGGCGGAACCGTGCGGCGAAAGAGGTGAGCGACGACATCGGCTTTGACGCCGGTGAACTCGAGTCCACGGGAGAGGGAGATGGGCCGGGTTGGCGTGTGCGCCTCGCGAACTCGCAAGAAATCACTCTTAATGCGCTCAAGGAGATAACACCTCGAGATatggccctcgcggcgctcttcgATGACGACCTTGGCGATGCGCGTCTATACCGAAGAGGCGAGGAAAGATGGCTCGCATCGACGGCTGCACCAAAGTGGCCAGAAGAACTCCTCGCCTCcctggacgagcgcggcgtagGCGTGCACGGTGCTAACGCGGTGACATGCGTGGACGGGTCGTACTTCCTGGAGCTCATGGAGCTGAGCGCGTTCCCCACACCGGTGATTTTCCCCCACGGGGCATGGCGGCTCCCGGGTGTCGGTCCAACTGTCCAAGGCAACTTCCGAAACCTTGCCTCAGCCGCCATCGGAGTGGACGCGATAGACGCTCTCAGTGCGATCGTAAATAACGGTGCGGGACCCGACGCGATCGGTCGACTCACTGGCGAGCTGCCGGGCAGGGGACGCATCCAGCTTGGGGTAGATGGGGGAAGAGCAGGCGTTGGGTCTGCGCATGCCGCGGTTACGGAAAATGAGGTCACCGTGACATTCGCTGAGGGGTCCCTGGGTCTCGGCTTCGCTCCTTTGGACTGGGAGCGACAGTTTGGTGCGCAAGTGTGGGATGTCGATGATGATTCGGCCGCAGCGGAGGCTGGCGTGGTGCCTGGCATGGTGTTCACGCACATCCGAGGAGAAAGCGTGGATGGTTGGACATTCAGTGAGATCGACAGAGAATTTGACGGGCCGAGGCCGCTGGAAGTAAAGTTCAACACCAAAGTGCCCGGAGCGGAGAGGCTTTACGCGGTGGAGAtgatcgcggaggaggtgaccGAGGCGTTGTTACGGCGGAAAGATCCGGAGATGGAAACTTTCGATTTCGAGGAGCCTGGAGCTGTGTTTGAGGAATCGACCGCTGCCGTTATTTGGCGGGAGGAACCTTCCACGATATTTTTCGGTGACGCCGGGTCCACCACCGTGGTTCACCACGACATCATTGGTCAGGTCGAGCTCTGTCACGTGCTCTCGGGATCCAAACTTCTGGCTGCTGCACCATGGGGAAAATCGAGTGAGGAGCTGTTGCGCAAGGCAGGCGCACGGGGTTTGTTGTCAGATGGTAAAGACGATGGCGAAGCAGAGGAAGGCGTTGTTTTGAGCGCACCGGTGCATAGGTCTCTCACCTCTGATGAGATTGCGCTCTTGAAGCACGATGATCTCGCCGTGGTACTCGCAAGGCCGGGTGACTGCGTCGCTTTCTCATCCATTTGTGCGCACTTTGCGACAAACGGAGCAAACGAGCCTTGCGCAGCTGTCTTCCATGGCATCTTAACCCCAGCTTCTACGCacgtgctcgcgtcgcatccAGAGCGACTCGATCCTTTTTCAGACGAGGAGATTGACGAGGATGGCTTCGACGGGCACCTGACGGGTAGAGCCGTGCTTGAGGAGCTTATTCCAGCCGGCAAGGATGTCATCACCGATTATTCCGCGGTGGACAAGATTGACAGCGCGATGGCAAAGGAGAGCGGGGAGAAGGGATGGAGGATGAACCGAAAGATGCGGGGGAAGGCTGGTGATGCGGCGGTGAAGCGAAGGTTTGCCGAGGCTGTCCTGAACATGGATTCAGCTCGTGATGTGAGCAAAGCTCCAAAAATGTGGACCGGCACTTCCAGGACTGTCTTCTATGTAGAACCTGTTATCAAATAGGGCAATTGCAGTCCTAGTAATAGTCGGACCCGCGAAGCCCCCGCGGCTCGTTTAACCTCCCATGACGGTCGACTGGAAAGCTTCCCTCTGCTCGACCTGCTCCATGTACCTGACCACGTTGGGGAACGCCTTGATGTCCATACGAAAGAACAGCTGTCCGTACTTGATGTACGAAGCAACCGCGACGTCAGCCACGGAGAGCTCCGAGCCCAGGAGCCACGCCTTATCTGCCAGGATCGCGTCTACTGGCCCGAACAAGTTTTCCAGGTTGCACTTGCCCCTGCTCGCCTCAAGCGCCGGCCACATGGTGGCGTTCGCCCAGATGAcccacgcggcggcctcgcccCTCGCCTCGGGGGTTGGCAAAGAGCCAGCAAGGTCAGCAAGGTACAGCATGATGGCTCCAGACTCGAAGATCCCGGTGCCGTCCGCAGCCTTGCACGCTGGAATCTTGCCGAAAGGATGCACGTCGCGGTATTCGGGCGAGGACATGATCGCGCGGTTGAGGTTCACGCTCTTGATGTCCTgaccgagctcgagcgcaaGCCATTCCACGATCTGCGTGCGGCTTCCGGGAGAACCGTAGATGGAAGGTGGATCCCCGGCTGCGCGAACAGAGACGGCGGATCCCCGGCGGTTGGGCTTCATGGTgggcgatgcgacgcgcgcagataccagcgcgcggggcgcgaggagtGACTGGGACATTGTTATCGCCTGTCGGAACGTGGATAACGATTGTGATGACGTTGCAACGCGCTTTTGTGCTTTTGGCGATGGCGAAGCGTGACAGACCGAAGCGCCCCGCCGGGCGGGGGAGCGTCCGGACAGTCCGACTTCGCCATGGCGCACAAGTATCCCATGATTAGCATGAACGAGGCGGTGGATAGGGTTATCAGCCGCGCTCATCCACTTCCCCAAGAATCTGTCGCGTtcgtcgatgccgtcggccgcgtcgtggcCGAGGATTTCGTCGCTCCTCGTCCGCACCCGCCGTTTGCCGCGTCAGTCATGGACGGGTACGCCGTGCGTAGTGCGGACTGCCCCGGCGTAATGACTCTCATAGGCGCGTCTCGGGCGGGTGCACCCATGCGAGGCTCCGGGAACACTTCCATCCAACCCGGACAGTGCGCGTACATCACCACCGGGGCACCGCTCCccccgggcgccgacgccgtggtcCCATCCGAGGAATGCCGAGTGGACGGCGGCACGGTCTCGATCGACGCTAATGTTGACGCCGGCAAGTGGGTTCGACCCGTCGGATTCGACATCAAGGCTGGGGAGACGCTGGTGCCCGCCGGATCGCTGGTGGGTGCGCACGAGGTTGGCATCgtagcggcggcgggcggcggtgagatTTGCGTCCACCGGAAACCgaagctcgcgctgctctccaccggcgacgagctcgcggaggctggaGAGGTGGAGCCCGACGCTTCGTCCGGCAGGATATACGATGCCAACCGcccgatgctcgcggcgctggccaagACAtccggcgtggacgacgttCTGGACCTCGGTCGAGCGGTGGATGatcccggcgccctcgcgtcgctcgtggcTAGGGCGCACGCGGAGGGATGCGACGTGCTCGTCACGTCCGGGGGGGTGTCCGAGGGGGACAGGGATTACCTCAAGGAGGTTTTGCTCGGAGAGCACGGAGGTGGCATCGAAGGTGAGGTGCACTTCGGGAGGGTGATGATGAAACCGGGGAAGCCGCTGACTTTCGCCGAGGTGCAATCGAAAACAGACTGCGGCGGGAACAAGATGCTCGTTTTCGCCCTGCCCGGGAATCCGGTCAGCGCAGCGGTGACCTTCCACCTTGTCGTTGTGCCGACTTTACGGCGGATGATGGGTTGGCGCGAtccgaggctgcggcgggtCCACGTGGTCGTCTCTTCAGATTTGAAGCTCGACCCGGAGAGACCGGAGTACCATCGCGCGACGCTGGACTGGCAAGAGCAGTTAACAACGACAACCCTTGGAGCATTCACACCCGGAGCATCGGCGGACGACGTGAAGAGTACACGTCATCTACCAGCAGCGCACAGCACGGGCAAGCAAGTGAGCTCGAGGCTGACTAGCATgaggggcgcggaggtgctcaTGGAGCTTCCAAGGGGTCCCGGGATGGTGGCAAAGGGGACAGTGGTTTCAGCGCTCGTCATCGGAAACTTATCTTCAGCGAGCGTGCAGCTCCCGGCTATCTCGCCGGAGGTGGTGCGATGAGCATGAAGTAATGGTGCGAGTATATAGACTAGGCTATGTCATCTTTGTTATTTTAGGCAAGGGTTGTAGAATATCAAAATTCAATGTCCTCTGATCCTGTAGAGTccctgtcgtcgtcggcgtcctcttCATCGGAAGAGGATAAGAAGTCGAAAGCGTCCTCAGCTTGCAAGCGCAGTTCAGCGAGCCGATCACAATATTCACTTCTTAGCTTCCGACGGCCTTCATTGAATATCTCCAACTGTTCAACCTTGTAATCAACGATgtcatcgcgacggcgccggtcgccATCGTTGTTGTCGTACATCTCCAACATGTGATCCAACGCCAATGCCGGTGACACATCCTTTTCGATCATCGCACGAATATGCAACATGCTGAGCCAACGATATGGGTTCTGAGAACTCGGACCTTTGGAATTTGCGCGCAAATACTGAAGTATTTCACGTCGAGTC from Micromonas commoda chromosome 3, complete sequence encodes:
- the CNX1E gene encoding molybdenum cofactor biosynthesis protein CNX1E (the Arabidopsis thaliana cDNA cnx1 encodes a multifunctional two-domain protein homologous to a mammalian neuroprotein, the insect protein Cinnamon and three Escherichia coli proteins) produces the protein MISMNEAVDRVISRAHPLPQESVAFVDAVGRVVAEDFVAPRPHPPFAASVMDGYAVRSADCPGVMTLIGASRAGAPMRGSGNTSIQPGQCAYITTGAPLPPGADAVVPSEECRVDGGTVSIDANVDAGKWVRPVGFDIKAGETLVPAGSLVGAHEVGIVAAAGGGEICVHRKPKLALLSTGDELAEAGEVEPDASSGRIYDANRPMLAALAKTSGVDDVLDLGRAVDDPGALASLVARAHAEGCDVLVTSGGVSEGDRDYLKEVLLGEHGGGIEGEVHFGRVMMKPGKPLTFAEVQSKTDCGGNKMLVFALPGNPVSAAVTFHLVVVPTLRRMMGWRDPRLRRVHVVVSSDLKLDPERPEYHRATLDWQEHTRHLPAAHSTGKQVSSRLTSMRGAEVLMELPRGPGMVAKGTVVSALVIGNLSSASVQLPAISPEVVR
- a CDS encoding predicted protein yields the protein MATADRNLTFYTHSLCPYAHRVSLCLAEKAIPHKREHIDLSNKPRWYLDLNRRGLVPAIQLDGEVKTESLELNYFLDDVFEGAARLTPDGRKEEMQTLIDSFDGSFISAGLQFVGGGWGFRRGAPGPRQADRMAVECERIERIIEINGNGGPYLMGAEVTLADLALWPFAERYELAMREFQGVELREMGPSGSLSRWIDAMRSRPSVVGLRPDDNKLLASWRRTMRLDYFDYETADVDNP
- a CDS encoding predicted protein codes for the protein MAHVSTMMSRISITAPLHASPHRPAGAGSRRAAVTVRAGKGKGAKYRRGADDPYAKEKNKDKMEKQTKAKQSAEDGPLNSVFSKEEPKEEYFLFVRKLRVDGSGAAAPAADSDAEKKSVDEGEYSSANIGAMLGMKGPNTDGSGSKISSLGNWLPLGDVSIEAGGDLDVVVAERRRMLVKFAKVKHLKLLPVCADEKLEFGVRVQRGPPRGTDPTAVFPVATDAEHEELVWDHETMGEEGSVRAELRLMQSLPSLGKGKKNEMLSSAMDMIKRQQEQAAAMKAEREKVDDA
- a CDS encoding predicted protein, whose translation is MKPNRRGSAVSVRAAGDPPSIYGSPGSRTQIVEWLALELGQDIKSVNLNRAIMSSPEYRDVHPFGKIPACKAADGTGIFESGAIMLYLADLAGSLPTPEARGEAAAWVIWANATMWPALEASRGKCNLENLFGPVDAILADKAWLLGSELSVADVAVASYIKYGQLFFRMDIKAFPNVVRYMEQVEQREAFQSTVMGG
- a CDS encoding hypothetical protein (hypothetical protein) produces the protein MRAAAKTLAHAFTSSRWVAKRSQRVHNIVRATSSTTAPSPLLRRNPRERPADGPTYSFDLGSARVAQLRFLAFHGCGTRYTVLYRECDKVEEQPKGGVGRRGRNRAAKEVSDDIGFDAGELESTGEGDGPGWRVRLANSQEITLNALKEITPRDMALAALFDDDLGDARLYRRGEERWLASTAAPKWPEELLASLDERGVGVHGANAVTCVDGSYFLELMELSAFPTPVIFPHGAWRLPGVGPTVQGNFRNLASAAIGVDAIDALSAIVNNGAGPDAIGRLTGELPGRGRIQLGVDGGRAGVGSAHAAVTENEVTVTFAEGSLGLGFAPLDWERQFGAQVWDVDDDSAAAEAGVVPGMVFTHIRGESVDGWTFSEIDREFDGPRPLEVKFNTKVPGAERLYAVEMIAEEVTEALLRRKDPEMETFDFEEPGAVFEESTAAVIWREEPSTIFFGDAGSTTVVHHDIIGQVELCHVLSGSKLLAAAPWGKSSEELLRKAGARGLLSDGKDDGEAEEGVVLSAPVHRSLTSDEIALLKHDDLAVVLARPGDCVAFSSICAHFATNGANEPCAAVFHGILTPASTHVLASHPERLDPFSDEEIDEDGFDGHLTGRAVLEELIPAGKDVITDYSAVDKIDSAMAKESGEKGWRMNRKMRGKAGDAAVKRRFAEAVLNMDSARDVSKAPKMWTGTSRTVFYVEPVIK
- a CDS encoding predicted protein, whose amino-acid sequence is MVETCAMVGCFAENCDNYLTVDLEPEDFSGGSTSRSSRATEPRERVRVDVSRDMKRLRVFDGSSFEGPSPRSAKFKRRIARYFPGSATAADERLDAEARGVKEVREAPASIEVVEEPDEPPFAEAATNDEPDEKPNAAKTGDEVEPVPYSSLAALDEGMARIMKSNRKRSRDAQTLLKRAVKTKEIKFFNRIIKDFGNDKQMGFAEEAFRRIGDAGLSPTVYSYTNLLNACVRVGELDRARKVWDDMIAAGVDPNEVTYTVLVKGLAQDGLLAEAARTVRDMTAQSRAGVEGVAPNVRTFSTLLRNCVRHADPGVADECIAAMRDADVKPDVASFEYLLKARCAAMDAKGAWAVVDDMDREYLEVPPQAHAALATVSSLTGDVEKARSACEAARQAVKDNGAGTVEDDGAGELFGSRGGYGSDSDEPKAANEQVKGRKKDKRHSQQQQQQQQQEEASKSVQQFLKLRNSDALRQVEEVEKFLALGDDFVKEVAAVVNRGPESESSPVLIVEGAANVKKPLCFKEVFGNDLPVRLEVCSGHGDWVTERAQRDEGKANWLALEMRRNRIRMTWAKAVRRRLDNVALLCGMAHEMMGAHVPSGSLTEVYVNYPDPPEWVGSSQCLVDQAFLRDAHRSLKPGVGHLTLVTDDPNYAMRMCRELSKVLRLFKPTEHGGKPFKSGVPEGYGGSYFDEMWKNGRQNDRYYIRYKRV